GACAACGGGCGGAGCGCGACGAACAGGATGAACGCCGAGGCCATGAGAGCGGCGGCCGCGACAAAGCTCTGCAGGAATGCGGCCACGACCATGGTGAGGAACATGATCGTCGCCGTCACCGCAAGAGCCAGGTTGATCACCGCTTGGGCCGCATTGGTGACGTTGCGCGTCATCAGCATCTGGAAAGCGCCGTCGCGCTCGCTCGCCTTCACCGACCAGGTGCTCGCCGTGAACGACTGGAAGAGCTGATTGCGCAGGTCGGCCAGGACTTTCGAACTCATCTGGGCCGGCACGTACGCGAGCCCGACCTGCAGGCCGGCACGAAGGAGCGCCATCGCGACGGCGATGGCGAACGCAGCAGTGCGCGAGGTCTCCAGGGACAGGCTCCCGAACTGCTGGGTGATCGTCTGATCACCGACCGCGAGCGCCGCAGCCATCGCGGCGATGGCGGCGAGCAACCCGGCCTCGACGAGTCCCGTCACCACCGCCAGCGCGACCAGCAGGGCTATCCGGGTCCGAGATGCCTGGAAGAACGGGGAGAGCCGCCGCCAGGACCGGCGGACACGGAAGAGCGCGCGGATCGGGCCCGGGCGCGACCGGCCCTCACCCGCACCGGCGTCATTCACGGTGCGTGGTCGCTGTCGTCCCGCGTGCGCGGCCCGGGTCGGTGTCGTACCGGTCGATGAACACCTGGATATCGTCGGTCATCATGAACTCCATCGCCTCGATGAGCCGTTCCTCGCTCCAGTCCCACCACTTGATCCGCAACAGCGCCTCGATCTGAGCGGGGGGGAATCTGAAGCCGGCCACCCGGGCCGGGTTGCCTGCGACGATGGCGTAGGGCGGAACGTTCTGGCGGACGACGCTCCCTGCTCCCACCACGACCCCGTCGCCGAGCGTGACGCCCGAGAGGATCACGCTCTCGTGCCCGATCCAGGCGTCGTTGCCGATCGCCACATCGCCGTGTGTGACCGATGTGCGGTCGGCGAGGTACCCGAACGAGTCACTGAAGGGTGGGTAGGCCGGAAAGCGGTAGGTGGACACATAGTCCACGCGGTGCTCACCCCCGAGGAGCACTCTGGTGCCGTAGGCCAAGGAACAGAACTGACCGATCCGCAGCATGCAACCGGGCGTTCGTGACGACACGACGAGATGCCCCCACGTGTAGCGTCCGATGTCGTACTCGCGCAGATCAGACCGCTGATCCAGCCTGCTCGGCGGCGGCAGGGCGCCGGGGCGGCGCCGTTCCAGACGCCGTCGAAGCCTTCCGGCACCGGCTCGGAGCACACGTCCTGCACTCACCGTGGTACCGATCGCGAGCCACGACAGTCGATGGTGGTCGCGGCCGGACATCGCCGGTTGACGCTGTGGTCCACAGTTCTCCTCACGCCCGTGGTGAGACCAGGGGCCATGAAGGCACCTGAGACCCCCAGGCTAGCCGAGCACACGAATCCCGTCCCGAGTTCGGCCACAGTGGTTCGGGCGCACGGCCCACCGTCGCCACCAGGACAGCCGCGAGCGACGCTAGAATCGTGCATGCCCGCTCACGGCCCAGCAGGGAGCCCGACCGCTGCTGAACGCGCCGTGCGGCGCGTCCTCGCCCGGTACGGCTTCGCCGACTCCTCCGTGGAACGCGTGGAGCCGTTAACTCGACGGCTCAAGAACGAGAACTACCGCGTGCGCGCCGGCGACGCCGACTGGGTCGTCAAGTGCCATTCGTCCACGCCGGACCTGCAGCGCCTCGAGCTCGCCCAGACGTTGGAGAGGCGGCTCGCCGACGTCGGGTTCCCGGTGGCCCCGATCCAACAGTCCGACAGCGGTCACACTCTCGTCCAGGAGGGCGGCGCACACTACTCGCTGCACGCCTGGGTCGATGGTCGGCAGACCACGATCGCAGAGCGGGATCGGGTGATCGCACGCCACCCGGGCTTCGTGCCCGGAATCGCCACCGCGCTCGGCACGATGCATGCCGTCGCCGGCACTCTCCCTCGCCCTCCCGGCGAACCACCCGCGGCAAGAGCCGACGACCTGCTGACGGGACCCGCCCGCGCCTCCCGGCGGCTACGACGCCTTCGGCCACGCCCCCCGCTGCTCTCGGCGATGCACATGGTGCGCCTCAAGCCGGGAAAGTCGACCTTCGACCGATGGATCATCGGGAACCTCCCCGGCGTTGCCAGGTCGGCCGACCGGCTCGCCGCCCAGTCCCTGCGCACCTCGCCTGAGCCCATCGCGATCCACAACGACATCAACTGGGAGAACCTCATCTTCGATGAGGACTTCACCCTCCGGGCCCTGCTCGACTTCGACAATGCGATGTATGCACCGCCCGTCATCGAGGTCGGTGCGGCCGCCGTGGTACTCGTGGGAACGCAGCGCAGTCGAGTGGATGCATTCCTCGCGGCATACGAGGACGCCTCACACCGTCGCACGGACCGGGACGCCGTCGAGCTCGCGATGAGGGTGAAGTGCGCCCAATCCATCCTGAACTCGGTCGGTAGCCACCTCGCCGGTCGCGTCGGTGACCCGGACCTGCTGGCGTCGTGGTGTTCCCATCTCCTCGACTCACTACGCGAGCTGGAGCGGTGGTGAGCCGGAGCGCGCCACCGGGGGCGGGTTCACGGCTCACACCTCCGGGACGTCCCCGGCCAGGACGGGTTCCAGATGCAGGTACTCGGTGGCCCGGCGCTTCTGCTCGATGTCGCGGAACACCCGGTCGACCTGTGTCACCGTGAGACCGGCGGCACGGGCGATCTCCTCCTGCGGCACGTCGTTGTTCTTCCCGTACAGGCACAGGTCCATCTGCTCGTGCGGGAGCGAGAAGTAGAACTCCTCCTGCGACTGGGGCAGCGAGTAGGTGTCGGTGGTGGAGGGACGCATCCTGATCTCCTCCGGCACCCCCAGGTGTGCGGCGAGGGCGTAGACCTGGCTCTTGTACAGGTGCGCGATCGGCTTGACGTCCGCAGCCCCGTCGCCCAGCTTGACGAAGAAACCCTGGTCGTACTCCAGCCGGTTCGGTGTGCCCGCCACCGCGTAGTTCAGCCGGTCGGCGTGGTAGTACTCCAGCATCTTGCGCACCCGCTGCTTGAAGTTGGTCGCGGCGACGATCCCCAGATAGGCCTCCCGCGTCAACCGGTACTGCTGCTGCCGGCCGTCGGGGTCGAGCACCACGACCGAGTAGAGCCGGTAGCTGTCGGAGTCCACGACCGAGGGCAGTACGATCTTCGATCGGTAACCGGGCCCGTACTCCGGGCAGACGAGCCGGATGGCCTCGTCCCGGCGGGCATAGGCCCCGACGGCGTCCAAGGTCGCCGAGATCTCCTCGACCACCGAATCGACCCCGAAGGCATCGGACAGACTCGTGCTGATCCTGAGGGTCTCGGGCGAGGACTCCCGCTCGGGCATGTGGATACCGAACACCCGTTCCGGGCCGAGGCCGCGGCACGCGAGCGCGGCGACCACGCTGGAGTCGATGCCGCCCGAGAGCGCGACGACCAGGCCCTTTCTCCGGGTCCGCGCGAGGTAGGCGGTGAGGCGCTCACCGATGGCGGTGGCCGCCGCTTCGAGGTCGAGGTCGAGGGACTCCCGGCCGAAGGACTGCGTCATCTTCTGTCTCCTACCCGTGCACCAGATCGGTCACTGTCATGGGGGCCGCCGGCGCCCGATCCTGATCCGACGAGGCGTCGCCGGCGATGAAGTGTCGGTGGATGAGCTGGGTCGAGAGCACGGCGAGGATCCGCATGTTGTCGGTGTTACTCATCCGCACTCCCCCTGTCCGGCGGCACTTGCCGACCAGCGCGGCGACGGCCCGCGGCTCGAAGACACCCGCGGCCGCGACCGCGTCGCCGGAGGTGACCTGGTCGACCCATGGCTGCCCCCTGCCCGCGAAGAAGCTGGCGGCGTCCGGTGCGCGGTAGGGCTGCTTGGGCCGGGAGAGGATCCGTTCCGGGACCAGGTCCCGGAACGCCGTCTTGAGGATGTGCTTCTCGCTGAGCCCGAGCAGCTTGTGGCGGGCCGGCAGGCGGTTGGCGAGGTCGACCACGTCCGGGTCGAGGAAGGGGAAACGGCCTTCGACCGAATGCGCCATCAGCATCCGGTCGCCCTGCGCCGCGAGGATGTAGCCCGACAGCAGCGTGGACATCTCCAGCCATTGCGCGCGGCTGAGCGGGTCCCACTCCCGGTGACCGGAGGGCATACGCGCGAGGAGCGGTCCGGAGACGTCGGCATCCCAGTCGGGGTGCGGGACGGTCATCCGCAATAGTGCCGCGCTGGTGTCCCATCGTGTCCGGTGGGACATGGCCGGGTCGGCGGTATCGAGGTGACGCCCGAAGAACTCCCGCGCGAAGGCCGGTACCTGACCCGGTGAGCGGGTCAGCCACGGGTACAGCAGCTCCAGACCGCGCGCCCGGACGGTCGAGGCCGGGTTCCTCGCCACGAACTCCCGCAGACGTGCCTCGCGAAAGAGGTCGTAGCCGGCGAAGACCTCGTCCGCACCTTCGCCGGTGACCACGACCTTGTACCCGTGGTCCTGAGCGAGGCCGGAGAGCAGGAACATCGGCGCGGGCGCGGAGCGGAGCACCGGCATCTCGGCATGGCGCACCACCTCAGGGAAGACCGCGCCGATATCCTCGGCACGGACGGTCACCTCGTGGTGCTCGGTGCCGAGGTGGTGCGCCATCGTGGCCTGGAAGGGCCCCTCGTCGAAATCTTCGTCGGCGAACCGGAGCGAGAAGGTCTGCAGCGGCGCCTCGGTGTAGGCCGCGATCACCGCCGCGGTGATCGCGGAGTCGAGCCCACCGGACAGGTACGCGCCCACCGGGACGTCGCTGCGCAGGAACCGCAGCCGGACCGCCGCGATGACGCGTTCGCGCACGTCGGCGGCGTTGCGCTCGAGGTCCTGCGGTTCCTCGCCGCCCCGAGGCGGGAACTCGGGCTGCCAGTACGGCACCGTCCGGTGGCTCCGCTCGTCCACGAAGGCGACGTGCCCTGGCGGGAGCTGTTCGATCCCCGAGAACACCGTGCGGGGGGCGACCGGGCTCCAGAACGTCATCGTCTCGGCCAACCCGAGACGATCGAAGGCCCGGGGCACGCGGGGATCGGCGAAGAGCGCCTTCACCTCGGAGGCGAACAGCAGCCGGCCTCCCACCCGCGTCAGGTACAGCGGCCTCACTCCGAGACGATCCCTGGACAGGATCAGGCGCCGCCGGTCCCGTTCCCAGATCGCGAGCGCCCACTGGCCGTTGAACCGGGGGAAGCACCCCTCCCGCCACTGCTCCCACGCGTGCAGGATCACCTCGGTGTCGCTGCTGGTCCTGAACCGGTGGCCGAGAGCGAGCAGCTCGCGGCGCAGCTCGATGTAGTTGAAGATCTCACCGTTGAAGGTGACCCAGACCGAGCCGTCGCCGTTTCCCATCGGCTGCGCGCCGCCGCCGACGTCGATGATCGCCAGTCGCGCGTGACCCAGGCCCACGTGG
Above is a window of Ruania suaedae DNA encoding:
- the nadE gene encoding NAD(+) synthase, with product MTQSFGRESLDLDLEAAATAIGERLTAYLARTRRKGLVVALSGGIDSSVVAALACRGLGPERVFGIHMPERESSPETLRISTSLSDAFGVDSVVEEISATLDAVGAYARRDEAIRLVCPEYGPGYRSKIVLPSVVDSDSYRLYSVVVLDPDGRQQQYRLTREAYLGIVAATNFKQRVRKMLEYYHADRLNYAVAGTPNRLEYDQGFFVKLGDGAADVKPIAHLYKSQVYALAAHLGVPEEIRMRPSTTDTYSLPQSQEEFYFSLPHEQMDLCLYGKNNDVPQEEIARAAGLTVTQVDRVFRDIEQKRRATEYLHLEPVLAGDVPEV
- the asnB gene encoding asparagine synthase (glutamine-hydrolyzing), which gives rise to MCGIVGELSFDSAPDLALLTRMLSRLPHRGPDGSGIYRDHHVGLGHARLAIIDVGGGAQPMGNGDGSVWVTFNGEIFNYIELRRELLALGHRFRTSSDTEVILHAWEQWREGCFPRFNGQWALAIWERDRRRLILSRDRLGVRPLYLTRVGGRLLFASEVKALFADPRVPRAFDRLGLAETMTFWSPVAPRTVFSGIEQLPPGHVAFVDERSHRTVPYWQPEFPPRGGEEPQDLERNAADVRERVIAAVRLRFLRSDVPVGAYLSGGLDSAITAAVIAAYTEAPLQTFSLRFADEDFDEGPFQATMAHHLGTEHHEVTVRAEDIGAVFPEVVRHAEMPVLRSAPAPMFLLSGLAQDHGYKVVVTGEGADEVFAGYDLFREARLREFVARNPASTVRARGLELLYPWLTRSPGQVPAFAREFFGRHLDTADPAMSHRTRWDTSAALLRMTVPHPDWDADVSGPLLARMPSGHREWDPLSRAQWLEMSTLLSGYILAAQGDRMLMAHSVEGRFPFLDPDVVDLANRLPARHKLLGLSEKHILKTAFRDLVPERILSRPKQPYRAPDAASFFAGRGQPWVDQVTSGDAVAAAGVFEPRAVAALVGKCRRTGGVRMSNTDNMRILAVLSTQLIHRHFIAGDASSDQDRAPAAPMTVTDLVHG
- a CDS encoding DapH/DapD/GlmU-related protein; amino-acid sequence: MDYVSTYRFPAYPPFSDSFGYLADRTSVTHGDVAIGNDAWIGHESVILSGVTLGDGVVVGAGSVVRQNVPPYAIVAGNPARVAGFRFPPAQIEALLRIKWWDWSEERLIEAMEFMMTDDIQVFIDRYDTDPGRARGTTATTHRE
- a CDS encoding phosphotransferase — encoded protein: MPAHGPAGSPTAAERAVRRVLARYGFADSSVERVEPLTRRLKNENYRVRAGDADWVVKCHSSTPDLQRLELAQTLERRLADVGFPVAPIQQSDSGHTLVQEGGAHYSLHAWVDGRQTTIAERDRVIARHPGFVPGIATALGTMHAVAGTLPRPPGEPPAARADDLLTGPARASRRLRRLRPRPPLLSAMHMVRLKPGKSTFDRWIIGNLPGVARSADRLAAQSLRTSPEPIAIHNDINWENLIFDEDFTLRALLDFDNAMYAPPVIEVGAAAVVLVGTQRSRVDAFLAAYEDASHRRTDRDAVELAMRVKCAQSILNSVGSHLAGRVGDPDLLASWCSHLLDSLRELERW